The following are from one region of the Strix uralensis isolate ZFMK-TIS-50842 chromosome 4, bStrUra1, whole genome shotgun sequence genome:
- the ARFIP1 gene encoding arfaptin-1 isoform X7 codes for MAQESPKNSAAEIPVTSNGQLEDSHEHSFNRDLKRSLPVGLGLSETKITSHGFDSTKEGVIEAGPFPGKGSSASPKSSVISPSSAAASRLAGQGCDLIIPTGGRAQQKSGPVVLADEVKNPAMEKLELVRKWSLNTYKCTRQIISEKLGRGSRTVDLELEAQIDILRDNKKKYENILRLAQTLSTQLFQMVHTQRQLGDAFADLSLKSLELHEEFGYNADTQKLLAKNGETLLGAINFFIASVNTLVNKTIEDTLLTVKQYESARIEYDAYRTDLEELNLGPRDASTLPKIEQSQQLFQVHKEKYDKMRNDVSIKLKFLEENKVKVLHNQLVLFHNAIAAYFAGNQKQLEQTLKQFHIKLKTPGADAPSWLEEQ; via the exons gatTTGAAACGTTCGTTACCAGTTGGACTTGGACTTTCTGAAACCAAAATAACATCTCATGGCTTTGACAGCACCAAAGAGGGAGTCATTGAGGCAGGACCATTTCCAGGTAAAG GTTCCTCAGCATCACCCAAATCATCTGTTATATCTCCTAGCAGTGCAGCAGCTAGCAGACTGGCTGGACAAGGTTGTGATTTAATTATTCCCACAG GGGGCAGAGCTCAACAGAAGAGTGGACCCGTTGTGTTAGCAGATGAAGTAAAGAATCCAGCAATGGAAAAATTGGAATTGGTGAGAAAGTGGAGCCTAAACACTTACAAG TGTACACGTCAGATCATCTCTGAAAAATTGGGTCGTGGCTCAAGAACAGTAGATCTGGAACTAGAAGCTCAAATAGATATATTGagagataacaaaaaaaaatatgaaaatatcttGAGACTGGCACAGACGCTATCCACACAACTCTTCCAGATGGTACATACCCAAAGGCAACTTGGAGATGCATTTGCTGACCTGAGTTTGAAATCATTGGAACTTCAT GAGGAGTTTGGCTACAATGCAGATACGCAGAAACTTCTagctaaaaatggagaaactcTTCTTGGGGCTATTAACTTTTTTATTGCCAGTGTGAATACATTGGTGAATAAAACAATTGAAGATACATTATTGACTGTGAAACAGTATGAAAGTGCCAG GATTGAATATGATGCCTATCGAACAGACCTAGAAGAGCTGAATCTTGGCCCTCGTGATGCAAGCACTCTGCCAAAGATTGAGCAATCACAACAACTGTTTCAAGTGCATAAAGAGAAATACGACAAAATGCGTAATGATGTATCTATCAAATTGaagtttttggaagaaaataag GTTAAGGTATTGCACAATCAGCTTGTTCTGTTCCACAATGCCATTGCGGCATACTTTGCTGGGAATCAGAAGCAGCTTGAACAGACACTTAAACAGTTCCACATCAAATTGAAAACTCCTGGAGCAGATGCCCCATCCTGGCTTGAAGAACAGTAA